One stretch of Streptomyces agglomeratus DNA includes these proteins:
- the araD gene encoding L-arabinonate dehydratase: MTDRTRDPESLRSHQWYGTEGLRSFSHRARTRQLGYLPEEHLGKPVIAVLNTWSDINPCHVHLRDRAQAVKRGVWQAGGFPLEFPVSTLSETFQKPTPMLYRNMLAMETEELLRSYPVDGAVLLGGCDKSTPALLMGAASVDLPAVFVPAGPMLPGHWRDEVLGSGTDMWKYWDDRRAGLIGDAELAELENGLARSPGTCMTMGTASTLTAAAEALGVTMPGASSVPAVDSGHDRMAAASGRRIVALVHRELKLSAILTWAAYEDAVATVLALGGSTNAVIHLIAMAGRSQVPLTLDDFDRIARTVPVLANLRPGGQYLMEDFHFAGGLPAFLAQLEDVLHLDRPTVAHDSLREQLAGARVHNREVIRPRSRPLAQEGGVAVLRGNLCPDGAVIKHIAAEPRLLRHTGPAVVFDDYRTMQRTINDPSLGITADTVLVLRNAGPKGGPGMPEYGMLPIPDHLLKEGVRDMVRISDARMSGTSYGTCVLHVAPESYVGGPLALVRTGDAVTLDVAARSLRLEVSDEELARRRAAWTPPPAKYERGYGALYSEQITQADTGCDFAFLSRPGEVPDPYAG, encoded by the coding sequence TCACCGCGCCCGCACCCGCCAGCTCGGTTACCTCCCCGAGGAGCACCTGGGCAAGCCCGTCATCGCGGTGCTCAACACCTGGTCGGACATCAACCCGTGCCATGTCCACCTCCGTGACCGCGCGCAGGCGGTGAAGCGCGGCGTGTGGCAGGCCGGGGGTTTCCCGCTCGAATTCCCGGTGTCCACGCTCTCCGAGACGTTCCAGAAGCCGACTCCGATGCTCTACCGCAACATGCTGGCCATGGAGACGGAGGAGTTGCTGCGCTCCTATCCCGTCGACGGGGCGGTGCTGCTCGGCGGCTGCGACAAGTCGACGCCCGCGCTGCTGATGGGCGCCGCGTCCGTCGATCTGCCGGCCGTCTTCGTGCCCGCCGGGCCGATGCTGCCGGGCCACTGGCGAGACGAGGTGCTCGGCTCCGGTACGGACATGTGGAAGTACTGGGACGACCGGCGGGCGGGGCTGATCGGCGACGCCGAACTCGCTGAGCTGGAGAACGGGCTCGCCCGCTCCCCCGGCACGTGCATGACCATGGGAACGGCCTCCACACTGACCGCCGCGGCCGAGGCGCTGGGCGTCACCATGCCGGGCGCCTCCTCCGTCCCCGCCGTGGACAGCGGGCACGACCGGATGGCAGCTGCCTCCGGCCGCCGGATCGTCGCACTCGTACACCGCGAGCTGAAACTGTCGGCGATTCTGACGTGGGCCGCCTACGAGGACGCCGTCGCGACCGTGCTGGCACTGGGGGGTTCGACGAACGCCGTGATCCATCTGATCGCGATGGCGGGTCGGTCCCAGGTGCCGCTCACCCTCGACGACTTCGACCGGATCGCGCGCACGGTTCCGGTGCTCGCCAACCTGCGGCCGGGCGGCCAGTACCTGATGGAGGACTTCCACTTCGCCGGCGGTCTTCCGGCGTTCCTGGCGCAGCTGGAGGACGTACTGCACCTGGACCGGCCCACCGTGGCGCACGACTCGCTGCGTGAGCAGCTCGCGGGCGCCCGGGTGCACAACCGCGAGGTGATCAGGCCGCGTTCCAGGCCACTCGCCCAGGAGGGCGGGGTCGCCGTCCTGCGGGGCAACCTCTGCCCGGACGGGGCGGTCATCAAGCACATCGCCGCCGAGCCCCGTCTGCTCCGGCACACGGGGCCGGCGGTCGTCTTCGACGACTACCGGACCATGCAGCGGACGATCAACGACCCCTCCCTCGGCATCACCGCCGACACGGTGCTGGTCCTGCGCAACGCGGGCCCCAAGGGCGGCCCCGGAATGCCCGAGTACGGGATGCTGCCGATCCCGGACCACCTGCTCAAGGAGGGGGTCCGGGACATGGTGCGGATCTCCGACGCCCGGATGAGCGGCACGAGTTACGGCACCTGCGTGCTGCACGTCGCCCCGGAGTCGTACGTCGGCGGGCCGCTCGCCCTCGTACGGACCGGAGACGCGGTCACCCTCGACGTGGCGGCCCGGTCACTGCGGCTGGAGGTGTCCGACGAGGAGCTGGCACGCCGCCGGGCCGCATGGACGCCGCCGCCCGCGAAGTACGAGCGTGGCTACGGCGCGCTGTACAGCGAGCAGATCACCCAGGCCGACACCGGGTGCGACTTCGCGTTCCTGTCCCGGCCGGGAGAAGTTCCCGACCCCTACGCGGGCTGA
- a CDS encoding carbohydrate ABC transporter permease codes for MASAVARVPRAPGRRAGAPPRRLPYLLIAPAGLLMLGFIAYPVISVFYYSLRNYNVTKPWRDGFAGFDNFVRIFTDDPQFWTTLGFSARWVVVQVSLQLALGLVLALLVNQTFVGRGIARAMVFSPWAVSGVLTTTIWMLLYNPSTGVSRYLADAGIGSYGTSVLSDTGTVFWAAVVAELWRGVPFFAILILADLQSVPKELYEAASVDGAGRARQFFHITLPHLRDAIVLATLLRGVWEFNNVDLLYTLTGGGPAGVTTTLPLYVANTGIEGHDFGYASALTTVAFVILLFCSILYLRLSKFGGDSK; via the coding sequence ATGGCCTCAGCCGTGGCCAGAGTGCCCAGGGCGCCGGGCCGCCGCGCGGGAGCACCGCCGCGCCGCCTTCCGTACCTGCTCATCGCCCCCGCCGGCCTGCTGATGCTGGGCTTCATCGCCTATCCGGTCATCAGCGTCTTCTACTACAGCCTGCGGAACTACAACGTCACCAAGCCGTGGCGCGACGGCTTCGCGGGCTTCGACAACTTCGTCCGGATCTTCACCGACGACCCGCAGTTCTGGACGACCCTCGGCTTCAGCGCCCGCTGGGTCGTCGTGCAGGTGAGCCTGCAACTCGCCCTCGGGCTGGTCCTCGCGCTCCTGGTCAACCAGACGTTCGTGGGGCGGGGCATCGCCCGCGCGATGGTCTTCTCCCCGTGGGCCGTGTCCGGAGTGCTGACCACCACCATCTGGATGCTGCTGTACAACCCGTCCACCGGCGTGAGCCGTTATCTGGCGGACGCGGGCATCGGCTCGTACGGCACATCCGTCCTCTCCGACACCGGCACCGTGTTCTGGGCGGCGGTCGTCGCCGAACTCTGGCGCGGTGTGCCCTTCTTCGCGATCCTCATCCTCGCCGACCTCCAGTCCGTCCCGAAGGAGCTGTACGAGGCGGCCTCGGTCGACGGGGCCGGGCGGGCGCGGCAGTTCTTCCACATCACGCTGCCGCACCTGAGGGACGCGATCGTCCTGGCCACGCTGTTGCGCGGGGTCTGGGAGTTCAACAACGTCGACCTCCTCTACACCCTGACCGGCGGCGGACCGGCCGGCGTCACGACCACGCTTCCGCTGTACGTCGCCAACACCGGCATCGAGGGCCACGACTTCGGCTACGCCTCGGCGCTGACCACCGTGGCCTTCGTGATCCTCCTCTTCTGCTCGATCCTCTACCTGCGCCTGAGCAAGTTCGGAGGCGACTCCAAGTGA
- a CDS encoding carbohydrate ABC transporter permease, whose product MTAALAEKGRSPAPPSATTGSPAPPRRGIPGRGPRRERAFDDVPRWQIYLPLALYLLFTLVPFYWMLLFALRPAGSTALVPWPLTFEHFGKVWNERSFGMFFQNSMIVGVATLVMTTGIALAGGYALARFEFRIKSGFMLALLCSQFIPGALMLVPLFEIFKNLQMINSLGSVIIAETVFQLPLSIILISGFIKNVPVTLEEAAWVDGCSRFRAFCAVVLPLLRPGLIAVGSFAFVHSWNHFLFALMFLSEQDKQTIPVGLNTLIGADSVDLGALAAGGVIAAVPVVIVFAFIQKWLITGFSSGAVKG is encoded by the coding sequence GTGACCGCAGCACTCGCGGAGAAGGGCCGCTCCCCCGCGCCCCCTTCCGCCACCACCGGCTCCCCCGCGCCACCCCGCCGGGGCATACCCGGCCGAGGGCCGCGACGCGAGCGGGCCTTCGACGACGTACCCCGCTGGCAGATCTACCTGCCGCTCGCCCTCTACCTGCTCTTCACTCTCGTCCCCTTCTACTGGATGCTGCTCTTCGCGCTGCGGCCCGCCGGGTCCACCGCCCTGGTGCCCTGGCCGCTGACCTTCGAGCACTTCGGCAAGGTCTGGAACGAGCGCAGCTTCGGGATGTTCTTCCAGAACAGCATGATCGTCGGGGTTGCCACGCTGGTGATGACGACGGGGATCGCGCTGGCGGGAGGCTACGCCCTGGCCCGGTTCGAGTTCCGGATCAAGAGCGGGTTCATGCTGGCGCTGCTGTGCTCGCAGTTCATCCCGGGCGCGCTGATGCTCGTACCGCTCTTCGAGATCTTCAAGAACCTCCAGATGATCAATTCGCTGGGCAGCGTGATCATCGCGGAGACGGTCTTCCAGCTGCCGCTGTCCATCATCCTCATCAGCGGTTTCATCAAGAACGTGCCGGTCACGCTGGAGGAGGCCGCCTGGGTGGACGGCTGTTCGCGCTTCCGGGCGTTCTGCGCCGTGGTGCTGCCGCTGCTGCGGCCCGGTCTGATCGCCGTGGGCTCGTTCGCCTTCGTGCACAGCTGGAACCACTTCCTGTTCGCGCTGATGTTCCTCAGCGAGCAGGACAAGCAGACGATCCCCGTCGGCCTCAACACCCTGATCGGCGCGGACAGCGTGGACCTGGGCGCGCTGGCTGCGGGCGGGGTCATCGCCGCGGTGCCGGTCGTGATCGTGTTCGCCTTCATCCAGAAGTGGCTGATCACCGGTTTCAGCTCGGGGGCGGTGAAGGGATGA
- a CDS encoding Gfo/Idh/MocA family protein: MSRTSLPVVLAGARGHGRSHLYNIRRLEDLGLARLAGICELRPLDAQELEGFGSPEQSADFGALLDSTGARVAIVCTPIHTHTDLALAAAARGVHLLLEKPPAPSYAEFERMAEGVRAAGTVCQVGFQSLGSHAVPAIRELIGQGAIGELLGIGAAGAWVRDTAYFTRAPWSGRRRIGAVDVVDGALTNPLAHAVATALAVGGSTRSEDVAGVEPELFRAHDIESDDTSCVRVTTTAGLPVTVAATLCAEEPGEPYVVVHGDLGRITFWYRQDRVLVQRAGDGPEEVLHGRTDLLENLVRHLAGDAPLLVPPEDTGAFMRVVEAVRLAPDPVVLPASAWRTVPGESSAPRRVVTGVDGAVAASAETLALFSELGAPWVSATEVSTP; encoded by the coding sequence ATGAGCCGCACGAGCCTGCCCGTCGTACTCGCCGGGGCGCGCGGCCACGGCCGGTCCCATCTGTACAACATCCGCCGTCTGGAAGATCTGGGTCTTGCCCGGCTGGCCGGGATATGCGAGCTGCGGCCACTGGACGCGCAGGAGCTGGAGGGTTTCGGCAGCCCGGAGCAGTCCGCCGACTTCGGCGCGCTGCTCGACTCCACGGGCGCCCGCGTCGCGATCGTGTGCACGCCCATCCACACCCACACCGACCTGGCGCTGGCGGCGGCCGCACGCGGCGTGCACCTGTTGCTGGAGAAGCCGCCCGCGCCGTCGTACGCCGAGTTCGAGCGGATGGCGGAAGGCGTACGGGCGGCCGGCACCGTCTGTCAGGTCGGCTTCCAGTCCCTGGGCTCGCACGCCGTGCCCGCGATCCGCGAGCTGATCGGGCAGGGCGCGATCGGCGAGCTGCTGGGCATCGGCGCGGCCGGGGCCTGGGTACGCGACACCGCCTACTTCACCCGCGCCCCGTGGTCGGGGCGCCGCCGCATCGGGGCGGTCGACGTGGTGGACGGGGCGCTGACCAATCCCCTGGCGCACGCGGTCGCCACCGCTCTCGCCGTGGGCGGGAGTACGCGGTCGGAGGATGTCGCGGGCGTCGAGCCGGAGCTGTTCCGCGCCCATGACATCGAGTCCGACGACACCTCCTGCGTACGGGTCACCACGACGGCCGGGCTGCCGGTCACCGTGGCCGCGACGCTGTGCGCCGAGGAGCCGGGTGAACCGTACGTGGTCGTGCACGGCGACCTCGGCCGGATCACCTTCTGGTACCGGCAGGACCGGGTGCTCGTGCAGCGCGCGGGGGACGGCCCGGAGGAGGTCCTGCACGGCAGGACGGATCTGCTGGAGAACCTGGTCCGCCATCTGGCCGGGGACGCGCCGCTGCTGGTGCCGCCGGAGGACACCGGCGCTTTCATGCGGGTCGTCGAAGCGGTCCGGCTCGCTCCCGATCCGGTCGTACTGCCCGCTTCCGCCTGGCGCACCGTCCCCGGCGAGTCGTCGGCCCCGCGCCGGGTCGTGACCGGTGTGGACGGCGCGGTCGCCGCGAGCGCCGAGACTCTGGCCCTCTTCTCCGAACTGGGCGCCCCCTGGGTGTCCGCCACCGAGGTGAGTACACCGTGA
- a CDS encoding PmoA family protein — MNSTLTLSCSGRSVGRYTFVPALGAHFSARPYLHPVSTLGGVPVTEEMPDDHRHHLGAGVAVPDVAGANFWGGRTYVRDQGSVELDNHGVQVHRAWKLCDPDGFVEELSWRAGPERTTELLREHRTVAATALDATAWALDFTFSLTNTSGGDLSIGSPATNGRAGAGYGGFFWRAPKQRAAPLAFTAAGQGEEAVHGRTADWLGLAGDGWTLVFAGATARTRRDPWFVRTGEYPGVGSALAWADRLPVAAGETVVRRVVTVVADSVLDRAASAAYVRKAVGA; from the coding sequence GTGAACTCCACGCTGACCCTGAGCTGTTCGGGACGTTCCGTCGGCCGCTACACCTTCGTTCCCGCGCTCGGGGCCCACTTCTCGGCGCGCCCCTACCTTCATCCCGTCTCCACGCTCGGCGGAGTGCCGGTCACCGAGGAGATGCCCGACGACCACAGGCACCACCTGGGGGCGGGGGTCGCCGTGCCCGATGTGGCGGGCGCCAACTTCTGGGGCGGGCGGACCTACGTACGCGACCAGGGGTCCGTGGAGCTCGACAACCACGGTGTCCAGGTGCACCGGGCGTGGAAGCTGTGCGACCCGGACGGCTTCGTCGAGGAACTGAGCTGGCGGGCCGGCCCGGAGCGTACGACCGAGCTGCTGCGGGAGCACCGCACGGTCGCCGCCACCGCGCTGGATGCCACGGCCTGGGCGCTGGACTTCACCTTCTCGCTGACCAACACCTCGGGCGGCGACCTGTCCATCGGCAGCCCGGCCACCAACGGCCGGGCGGGGGCGGGCTACGGCGGGTTCTTCTGGCGGGCCCCCAAGCAGCGGGCGGCGCCCCTGGCGTTCACGGCGGCCGGGCAGGGCGAGGAGGCGGTGCACGGGCGTACGGCCGACTGGCTGGGCCTGGCGGGCGACGGCTGGACGCTGGTGTTCGCCGGGGCGACCGCGCGGACGCGCCGCGATCCGTGGTTCGTACGGACCGGGGAGTATCCCGGGGTCGGTTCGGCGCTCGCCTGGGCGGACCGGCTGCCCGTCGCCGCCGGGGAGACGGTCGTACGCCGCGTGGTCACGGTCGTGGCGGACAGCGTCCTGGACCGGGCGGCCTCGGCGGCGTACGTCCGCAAGGCGGTGGGCGCGTGA
- a CDS encoding glycoside hydrolase 43 family protein: MSRAWTADLGDGTYRNPVLAGDWSDPDVVRVGEDYYLTASSFGRVPGLPLLHSRDLVNWSLIGHALEEPTGGSGGPRHDCGVWAPSLRYSGGRFWIFWGDPDRGIHLISARDIRGPWTKPHLLKAGKGLIDPCPLWDEESGEAYLVHAWAKSRSGVKNRLTGHRMSPDGRTLLDEGKVIVDGDRIPGWFTLEGPKLYRHDGWFWIFAPAGGVETGWQGALRSREFFGPYEEKTVLRQGRTDVNGPHQGGWVRTQTGQDWFLHFQSRGAYGRVVHLQPMRWDEAGWPVMGEAGEPVSVHPKPDLPAQPVTAPVTDDSFPGGRHGRQWQWTAGPGAGWTVPHSGDGLSATCVRTADAHDLRRVANVLVQRFPAPEFTATVGLALRSRAVGAKAGFAVLGDAFSWIGLERGADGGVRLVHRYAEEVAERERDAAYSRPVPGTGRVRLRIEVSAGARCRFSADTGDGFRPSGEVFAAVPWRWVGAQLALFATAPPGTKPAGTALFSDFRINA; the protein is encoded by the coding sequence GTGAGCCGGGCGTGGACCGCCGACCTCGGGGACGGCACGTACCGCAATCCGGTGCTCGCCGGCGACTGGTCCGATCCGGACGTGGTGCGGGTCGGCGAGGACTACTACCTCACGGCTTCCAGCTTCGGCCGCGTGCCGGGTCTGCCGCTGCTGCACTCGCGCGATCTCGTCAACTGGTCGCTGATCGGGCACGCCCTGGAGGAGCCGACGGGTGGGTCCGGCGGCCCGCGCCACGACTGCGGGGTGTGGGCGCCGTCGCTGCGGTACAGCGGCGGCCGGTTCTGGATCTTCTGGGGCGACCCGGATCGCGGCATCCACCTGATCAGCGCGCGGGACATCCGGGGGCCCTGGACGAAACCGCATCTACTGAAGGCGGGAAAGGGACTGATCGACCCCTGCCCGCTCTGGGACGAGGAGAGCGGCGAGGCGTACCTCGTGCACGCCTGGGCCAAGTCCCGCTCCGGGGTGAAGAACCGGCTGACCGGCCACCGGATGAGTCCCGACGGGCGCACCCTGCTCGACGAGGGCAAGGTGATCGTCGACGGTGACCGGATCCCCGGCTGGTTCACCCTCGAAGGCCCCAAGCTGTACCGCCACGACGGCTGGTTCTGGATCTTCGCTCCGGCCGGCGGGGTCGAGACCGGGTGGCAGGGGGCACTGCGGTCGCGGGAGTTCTTCGGCCCGTACGAGGAGAAAACCGTCCTGCGGCAGGGGCGCACCGACGTCAACGGCCCGCACCAGGGCGGCTGGGTGCGCACCCAGACCGGACAGGACTGGTTCCTGCACTTCCAGTCGCGCGGCGCGTACGGGCGTGTGGTGCACCTCCAGCCGATGCGCTGGGACGAGGCGGGGTGGCCGGTGATGGGCGAGGCGGGGGAACCCGTGTCCGTACATCCGAAGCCGGATCTGCCCGCGCAGCCCGTCACCGCCCCGGTCACCGACGACAGCTTCCCCGGCGGGCGCCACGGACGGCAGTGGCAGTGGACGGCCGGACCGGGAGCCGGCTGGACCGTGCCGCACTCCGGGGACGGGCTGTCGGCGACCTGCGTGCGGACGGCCGACGCGCACGATCTGCGCCGGGTGGCGAACGTGCTGGTGCAGCGGTTTCCGGCACCGGAGTTCACCGCGACGGTCGGACTGGCGCTCAGGAGCCGGGCGGTGGGGGCGAAGGCCGGGTTCGCCGTGCTGGGCGACGCCTTCTCCTGGATCGGCCTGGAACGGGGAGCCGACGGCGGCGTACGGCTGGTGCACCGGTACGCCGAGGAGGTGGCCGAGAGGGAACGCGACGCGGCCTACAGCCGGCCGGTGCCCGGCACGGGCCGGGTGCGCCTGCGGATCGAGGTCTCGGCCGGAGCACGCTGCCGGTTCTCCGCCGACACGGGGGACGGTTTCCGGCCCTCGGGGGAGGTCTTCGCGGCCGTGCCGTGGCGCTGGGTCGGGGCGCAGCTCGCACTGTTCGCCACCGCTCCGCCCGGGACGAAGCCCGCCGGCACGGCCCTGTTCAGCGACTTCCGTATCAACGCCTGA
- a CDS encoding ABC transporter substrate-binding protein yields MRTSTGRRRGRTAAAAVMAGVLALTAAACGDDGSGSTGDEGSGKGEITFWDNNGGPRTAVWKEIIKDFEAANKDIEVKYVPIPITDVQSKYDTAIAGGGLPDVGGVGTAYLSGIVAQNALEPVGDRIKDSALNGKLVESMVEGVRTAGGRGDEMYSVPTSANNGTLWYRTDLFKAAGLAAPTTWDAFYTAAGKLTDADKNAFGYTIRGGAGSVAQALDAMYGQSAITTFWKGDKTTVDDPKNVAALKKYVGLYKKTTPEADVNNDFAKMVAQWDSGTIGMLSHNLGSYQDHVKALGEEKFAGIPNPTGPGGVRVQVSNPVDGLGLFKASKNKAAAWKFIEFAASHASNSKWNEAAGAIPANTGAAKDPWIGESEPTKLAARSLTDGSTKIVQLPYYLPDWNSITKAGNEPEFQKVLLGKQTPEAFLDKLAGELNAAQAEWKQQNK; encoded by the coding sequence ATGAGAACTTCCACCGGGCGCCGCAGGGGGCGTACCGCCGCCGCGGCCGTCATGGCCGGCGTGCTGGCGCTGACCGCCGCCGCCTGCGGGGACGACGGCAGTGGCAGTACGGGTGACGAGGGGTCGGGCAAGGGCGAGATCACCTTCTGGGACAACAACGGCGGGCCCCGCACCGCCGTGTGGAAGGAGATCATCAAGGACTTCGAGGCCGCGAACAAGGACATCGAGGTCAAGTACGTCCCCATCCCCATCACCGACGTGCAGTCGAAGTACGACACCGCTATCGCGGGCGGTGGTCTGCCGGACGTGGGAGGCGTGGGCACCGCGTACCTCTCCGGCATCGTCGCGCAGAACGCGCTGGAGCCGGTCGGGGACCGGATCAAGGACTCCGCGCTGAACGGCAAGCTGGTGGAGTCGATGGTCGAGGGTGTCAGGACGGCCGGCGGGCGCGGGGACGAGATGTACTCCGTACCGACGTCCGCGAACAACGGCACGCTCTGGTACCGGACCGACCTGTTCAAGGCTGCGGGGCTGGCGGCTCCGACGACGTGGGACGCGTTCTACACGGCGGCCGGGAAGCTGACCGACGCCGACAAGAACGCCTTCGGGTACACGATCCGCGGTGGGGCCGGTTCGGTGGCGCAGGCGCTGGACGCGATGTACGGGCAGTCGGCCATCACCACGTTCTGGAAGGGCGACAAGACCACCGTCGACGATCCGAAGAATGTCGCGGCGCTGAAGAAGTACGTCGGGCTGTACAAGAAGACGACGCCCGAGGCCGACGTCAACAACGACTTCGCCAAGATGGTCGCCCAGTGGGACTCCGGCACGATCGGGATGCTGAGCCACAATCTCGGCTCGTACCAGGACCACGTGAAGGCGCTGGGTGAGGAGAAGTTCGCCGGCATACCGAATCCGACGGGTCCCGGTGGCGTGCGCGTCCAGGTGTCCAATCCGGTGGACGGTCTCGGTCTGTTCAAGGCGAGCAAGAACAAGGCCGCCGCGTGGAAGTTCATCGAGTTCGCCGCGTCCCACGCGTCGAACAGCAAGTGGAACGAGGCGGCCGGTGCGATCCCGGCGAACACCGGGGCGGCGAAGGACCCGTGGATCGGCGAGTCCGAGCCGACGAAGCTCGCCGCACGGTCCCTGACCGACGGCAGCACCAAAATCGTGCAACTGCCGTACTACCTGCCCGACTGGAACTCGATCACCAAGGCCGGCAACGAGCCCGAGTTCCAGAAGGTCCTGCTCGGGAAGCAGACGCCCGAGGCGTTCCTGGACAAGCTCGCCGGTGAGCTGAACGCGGCGCAGGCCGAGTGGAAGCAGCAGAACAAGTGA
- a CDS encoding rhamnogalacturonan acetylesterase: MISRRRALAATAAALPLAVVGGAPAVAGVQESRRSRAHRMRTVFVAGDSTAAGKSVSAAPETGWGMALPFFLHEHLAVANHAVNGRSSKSFIDEGRLAPILEAIRPGDFLLVQFGHNDQKREDPARHTEPWTSYQEHLLQYVTGARARGACPVLLTSVERRRFDAAGTALATHGAYPRAVRALAAEHGVPLLDIAALSLALWQKLGPEPSKRYFHWLAPGESPNYPDGVSDNTHFHPPGAIEVARMTARALRSEQVLGAHEVRRLSADIPESWLTWHEES, encoded by the coding sequence GTGATCAGCCGTCGGCGCGCCCTGGCGGCGACCGCCGCCGCGCTGCCGCTCGCCGTGGTCGGCGGGGCGCCGGCCGTGGCGGGCGTTCAGGAATCCCGAAGGAGCCGAGCTCACCGTATGCGCACCGTCTTCGTTGCCGGGGACTCCACCGCCGCCGGCAAGTCCGTCTCGGCCGCGCCCGAGACCGGATGGGGCATGGCACTTCCCTTCTTCCTGCACGAGCACCTGGCGGTGGCCAACCACGCCGTGAACGGCCGCAGTTCGAAGAGCTTCATCGACGAGGGCAGGCTCGCTCCGATTCTGGAGGCGATCCGGCCGGGCGACTTCCTGCTCGTCCAGTTCGGCCACAACGACCAGAAGCGTGAGGACCCCGCCCGCCACACCGAACCGTGGACGAGCTACCAGGAGCACCTGCTCCAGTACGTCACCGGGGCGCGGGCCCGTGGGGCGTGCCCGGTGCTGCTGACGTCCGTGGAGCGCCGGCGGTTCGACGCGGCCGGTACGGCGCTCGCCACGCACGGCGCGTACCCGCGGGCCGTGCGGGCGCTGGCGGCGGAGCACGGCGTACCGCTGCTGGACATCGCGGCGCTCTCGCTCGCCCTGTGGCAGAAGCTGGGGCCCGAGCCGAGCAAGAGGTACTTCCACTGGCTGGCGCCGGGAGAGTCCCCCAACTACCCCGACGGCGTATCGGACAACACCCACTTCCATCCGCCCGGCGCCATCGAGGTGGCCCGGATGACGGCGCGCGCGCTGCGGAGCGAACAGGTGCTCGGCGCGCACGAGGTGCGCCGCCTGAGCGCGGACATTCCCGAGTCCTGGCTGACCTGGCACGAGGAGTCGTAA
- a CDS encoding pectate lyase family protein — MRRPTPRTGLMALAAAALTPGLLAAAPAGAAHPSPVRGAHVLPANDGWASADGGTTGGAGADAAHTYTVATWDEFKQALKDGGDAPKVVKVRGTLDGMGGRSCEDYAVGGYTLDAYLAAYDPRTWGTAPPSGPQEEARAASAAAQGEQVRAYVPANTTIVGLGHGARVLGGSLQIKDTDNVVVRGITFEDAFDCFPQWDPTDGDSGAWNSEYDNLVVHGSTHVWIDHNTFTDGRRPDSGQPLHYGQLYQQHDGELDVVRGADLVTVSWNAFTDHDKTLMIGNSDGAGATDRGKLRVTLHHNLFRDVVERAPRVRFGRVDAYNNHFVVAQHGYAYSFGIGIESQLVAEKNTFALPDGVGAAKILKKWKDAPVTTRHNYVNGAPVDLLAAHNAANPANPLRAGAGWTPVLRTRVDSPRVVPALVTGRAGAPHRR, encoded by the coding sequence ATGCGCAGACCCACACCCCGCACCGGCCTCATGGCCCTGGCCGCCGCCGCGCTGACGCCCGGCCTGCTCGCGGCCGCCCCGGCCGGGGCAGCGCACCCGTCGCCGGTACGCGGCGCCCATGTCCTTCCCGCGAACGACGGGTGGGCGTCGGCCGACGGCGGCACCACGGGCGGCGCCGGGGCCGACGCGGCGCACACGTACACCGTCGCCACCTGGGACGAGTTCAAGCAGGCGCTCAAGGACGGCGGGGACGCGCCCAAGGTGGTCAAGGTGCGCGGCACGCTCGACGGCATGGGCGGCAGGAGCTGCGAAGACTACGCCGTAGGCGGTTACACCCTGGACGCCTACCTGGCGGCGTACGACCCCAGGACCTGGGGCACCGCCCCGCCCTCCGGCCCGCAGGAGGAGGCCCGCGCCGCCTCCGCCGCCGCCCAGGGGGAGCAGGTCAGGGCGTACGTACCGGCCAATACGACGATCGTCGGCCTGGGGCACGGCGCCCGGGTGCTCGGCGGGTCCCTCCAGATCAAGGACACCGACAACGTCGTGGTGCGCGGCATCACCTTCGAGGACGCCTTCGACTGCTTCCCGCAGTGGGACCCCACGGACGGGGACAGCGGTGCCTGGAACTCGGAGTACGACAACCTCGTGGTGCACGGCTCGACGCACGTGTGGATCGACCACAACACGTTCACCGACGGCCGCCGCCCGGACAGCGGACAACCGCTGCACTACGGCCAGTTGTACCAGCAGCACGACGGTGAGCTGGACGTCGTCAGGGGCGCCGACCTGGTCACCGTGTCCTGGAACGCCTTCACCGACCACGACAAGACCCTGATGATCGGCAACAGCGACGGCGCGGGTGCGACCGACCGGGGGAAGCTGCGGGTCACCCTGCACCACAACCTCTTCCGCGATGTGGTCGAGCGGGCGCCGCGCGTGCGGTTCGGCCGGGTCGACGCGTACAACAACCATTTCGTGGTCGCACAGCACGGGTACGCGTACTCCTTCGGCATCGGGATCGAGTCCCAGCTGGTGGCGGAGAAGAACACCTTCGCGCTGCCGGACGGGGTGGGCGCGGCGAAGATCCTGAAGAAGTGGAAGGACGCCCCGGTCACCACGCGGCACAACTACGTCAACGGCGCTCCGGTGGATCTGCTGGCCGCCCACAATGCCGCCAACCCCGCCAACCCGCTGCGTGCGGGCGCGGGCTGGACCCCGGTGCTGCGCACCCGCGTCGACAGCCCGCGAGTCGTTCCGGCCCTGGTCACGGGCCGGGCGGGCGCGCCCCACCGGCGCTGA